In one Acanthochromis polyacanthus isolate Apoly-LR-REF ecotype Palm Island chromosome 20, KAUST_Apoly_ChrSc, whole genome shotgun sequence genomic region, the following are encoded:
- the LOC110971530 gene encoding uncharacterized protein LOC110971530 gives MVPRGFGYWLQKPQVPQQQPCPPQHIQKPVEPQKPACPYKQPHVAQQQTTCPPESPKVPQQPPHLPKKPEKPQVQLTCPPQVTQHPKDPQHPKEPYVLQFPKVTQQPWVPKVTQKPEVTQQPWVPKVTQKPKVTQQPWVPKVPYPPKVLQRPHVPKYWYQRPQVPKYRIHRPQVEGEDDHKVQPRANQQPRYPIPQDPQLPSYPGSQDPQQPSYPIPQDLQLPQQPSYPGSQDLQRPQQPGYPVQPDPQQPKQLGYLVPQDVQQLQRPQWFQQLSYSIPQEPQQPVYPMPHYSQWPQQSGYPVPQDPQQPLQLGYPMFQQSQKPTYTVPQQPHKPSYPVFQLPQQPSYHVAQKPSYPVPHLPQKPSYPVPHLPQRPSYPVTQRPSYPVPHLPQKPSYPVPHLPQWPSYPVPQRPSYPVPQRPSYPVPQRPSYPVPQRPSYPVPQRPSYPVPQRPSYPVPQRPSYPVPQRPSYPVPQRPSYPVPQLPLNPGFPVSLHPIKPRFPVSQRPQNPSYTMSQHPQTHSNPMSHQPQEPNYSLPQQSLYLVAQMPQEPSYSVPQHPQEPSYSVPQHPQEPSYLVPQQSQKPSHYASIQPQVRSFQPQWQQHPQLPCCSPGLHQLVLVKRALLSS, from the exons ATGGTGCCCAGAGGATTTGGCTACTGGCTACAGAAGCCACAGGTGCCCCAGCAGCAGCCATGCCCGCCTCAACATATCCAGAAGCCTGTGGAGCCCCAGAAGCCCGCCTGCCCATACAAGCAGCCACATGTGGCCCAGCAGCAGACCACATGTCCGCCTGAGAGCCCCAAAGTGCCCCAGCAGCCACCACACCTGCCCAAAAAGCCTGAGAAGCCACAGGTGCAACTTACCTGCCCTCCCCAGGTCACCCAGCACCCCAAGGACCCGCAGCACCCCAAAGAACCTTATGTGCTGCAGTTCCCTAAGGTTACCCAGCAGCCCTGGGTGCCCAAGGTTACCCAGAAACCCGAAGTTACCCAGCAGCCCTGGGTGCCCAAGGTTACCCAGAAACCCAAAGTTACCCAGCAACCCTGGGTGCCCAAGGTCCCCTACCCACCCAAGGTCCTCCAGCGACCCCATGTGCCCAAATACTGGTACCAGCGACCCCAGGTGCCGAAGTACCGGATCCATCGACCTCAGGTG GAAGGAGAAGATGACCATAAGGTGCAGCCACGGGCAAACCAGCAGCCCAGGTACCCCATTCCCCAAGACCCCCAGCTGCCCAGCTACCCAGGTTCTCAGGACCCCCAGCAGCCTAGCTACCCCATTCCCCAAGACCTCCAGCTACCCCAGCAGCCCAGCTACCCTGGTTCTCAGGACCTCCAGAGGCCCCAGCAGCCTGGCTACCCCGTTCAACCGGACCCTCAGCAGCCTAAGCAGCTTGGCTACCTGGTTCCACAGGAtgtccagcagctccagaggCCCCAATGGTTCCAGCAGCTGAGCTACTCCATTCCCCAGGAGCCCCAGCAGCCAGTCTACCCCATGCCCCACTACTCCCAGTGGCCCCAGCAGTCAGGCTACCCCGTGCCCCAGGACCCCCAGCAGCCCCTGCAGCTGGGCTATCCAATGTTCCAGCAGTCCCAGAAGCCCACCTACACAGTGCCCCAGCAACCCCATAAACCCAGCTACCCTGTATTCCAACTGCCCCAGCAGCCCAGCTATCATGTGGCCCAGAAGCCGAGCTACCCTGTGCCCCATCTGCCCCAGAAGCCGAGCTACCCTGTGCCCCATCTGCCCCAGAGGCCGAGCTACCCTGTGACCCAGAGACCGAGCTACCCTGTGCCCCATCTGCCCCAGAAGCCGAGCTACCCTGTGCCCCATCTGCCCCAGTGGCCGAGCTACCCTGTGCCGCAGAGGCCGAGCTACCCTGTGCCGCAGAGGCCGAGCTACCCTGTGCCGCAGAGGCCGAGCTACCCTGTGCCGCAGAGGCCGAGCTACCCTGTGCCGCAGAGGCCGAGCTACCCTGTGCCCCAGAGGCCGAGCTACCCTGTGCCCCAGAGGCCGAGCTACCCTGTGCCCCAGAGGCCGAGCTACCCTGTGCCCCAGAGGCCGAGCTACCCTGTGCCTCAGCTGCCCCTGAATCCTGGGTTCCCAGTTTCTCTGCATCCCATAAAGCCCAGGTTCCCAGTTTCCCAGCGTCCCCAGAATCCCAGCTACACCATGTCCCAGCATCCCCAAACACACAGCAACCCCATGTCCCACCAGCCTCAGGAGCCCAACTACTCCTTACCTCAGCAGTCTCTGTACTTGGTTGCTCAAATGCCCCAGGAGCCCAGCTACTCGGTTCCCCAGCATCCCCAGGAGCCCAGCTACTCAGTTCCCCAGCATCCCCAGGAGCCCAGCTACCTGGTTCCCCAGCAATCCCAGAAGCCCAGCCACTATGCTTCCATACAGCCACAGGTGCGTAGCTTCCAGCCCCAGTGGCAGCAGCACCCTCAACTGCCCTG TTGTTCCCCTGGTCTGCACCAACTAGTACTGGTAAAGCGCGCCCTCCTGTCCAGTTGA